A stretch of the Clostridiales bacterium genome encodes the following:
- a CDS encoding RNA polymerase sigma factor, with translation MDELLLRRARQGDPEAFESLLTPLEGRIWRICWHYTGEREAASDCAQETMLKIWRSLDSYRGDCAFETWVYRIAANCCLDAMRKARRDRSESIEPLREAGFDPPDPEPGTEEKVIAADRRQRLREGIAQLPEDQREALVMTQLEGISYEDAAVRLGVSEGTVKSRVSRAKAKLQEWLTEGGELSPPGNVQQSERRNRS, from the coding sequence ATGGATGAGCTGCTGCTGCGGAGAGCCCGGCAGGGAGATCCGGAAGCCTTTGAAAGCCTGCTGACACCGCTGGAAGGACGGATATGGCGGATTTGCTGGCATTATACGGGAGAGCGGGAAGCGGCATCGGACTGCGCCCAGGAGACGATGCTGAAAATCTGGCGGTCGCTGGACAGCTACCGCGGGGACTGCGCGTTTGAAACCTGGGTGTACCGGATTGCGGCGAACTGCTGCCTGGATGCGATGCGGAAAGCCAGACGGGACCGAAGCGAGTCCATCGAGCCGCTGCGGGAGGCGGGATTTGATCCGCCGGACCCCGAACCGGGAACCGAGGAAAAGGTGATTGCCGCGGACCGGCGGCAGCGGCTGCGGGAAGGGATCGCGCAGCTGCCGGAGGATCAGCGGGAAGCGCTGGTGATGACCCAGCTGGAAGGCATTTCCTACGAGGACGCAGCGGTCCGGCTGGGAGTATCCGAGGGAACGGTCAAAAGCCGGGTCAGCCGGGCCAAGGCGAAGCTCCAGGAATGGCTGACGGAAGGCGGGGAACTTTCTCCGCCGGGGAACGTCCAACAGAGCGAAAGGAGGAATCGGTCATGA
- a CDS encoding DUF4981 domain-containing protein, translated as MFDESRLKDPGYFRENRLDPHADYTVYRSEAEADAGVSSLRMSLNGQWKFFYARNPKQVVPGFEQPDYDCSGWADITVPAHIQTEGYGVPQYCNVQYPWDGHETLSPGELPERFNPVACYVKTFRLPAGMTGKRLFVSFRGAESGLAVWLNGKYIGFSGDSFTPHEFELTDALADGENKLACRVYRWCAGSWLEDQDFLRFSGLYREVYLYAVPEAHIRDLTWTAEPDADMTRGILNWTAKTEAPAGSRFCLRLKRDGETVAEVSAETDGETETCGTLEVDNVRLWSAEDPYLYTVEAEMKSPAGETEFLRLKAGFRKIEIRNSVIRVNGKRVVFKGVNRHDFCGETGRAVTAEKIRRDLILMKRNNINAVRTSHYPNSGELYRLCDELGIYVIDENNMESHGMWDMYWNGRTDKVFPGDFHEWEPLLLDRVRSMIGRDRNHPCVLIWSCGNESLSGTVILAMSNEMRRLDPTRPVHYEGDMHMPAEQRIREITDIESEMYTPAARIREYLKTHRDKPFILCEYTHSMGNSNGAMHKYTELAYEEELYQGGFIWDFIDQAMTARSRFGKETLLYGGDWDDRPNDGIFCGNGIVFADGKGTPKLQEIRYNYQNIVAKVGPEQIEIINRHMFTSTSAFRCVAKLERDGKLLRKTEIATDVPPLSSAVYPMPFEKPEIPGEYAVTVSFLLKEDTEWADAGYETAFGQGTWTVEGREEQHMPMPELRISESPWNIGVAGESFEVMFARGNGALTSYHWGDREMLKAPVLPNFWRAPTNNDCGNRMPQRYAQWKIASMYAMAGYTGQTRKANAAMRPVREADGSVTFTAETDLPTNPPAVCRTTYRIHPCGRVDVCLHYDPVEGLGVMPEFGMITKLDADYNRVRFYGLGPEENHIDRRQGARLGIWEYRADENLTPYLMPQECGNRTGIRWADITDAKGRGLRLWLNGGEFSALPWTPHELENAAHGFELPPVCYTVLKMSAIQMGVGGDDSWGARTHDEYLPDVSGPMEFRFSFRGI; from the coding sequence ATGTTTGATGAGAGCAGGCTGAAGGATCCCGGCTATTTCCGGGAGAACCGGCTGGACCCGCACGCTGATTATACGGTATACAGGTCGGAAGCGGAGGCAGACGCGGGGGTTTCCTCCCTGCGGATGAGCCTCAACGGGCAGTGGAAATTCTTTTATGCACGGAATCCAAAACAGGTGGTACCGGGCTTTGAGCAGCCGGACTATGACTGCAGCGGGTGGGCGGATATTACCGTGCCGGCCCATATCCAGACAGAGGGATATGGCGTACCGCAGTACTGCAACGTCCAGTACCCTTGGGACGGGCATGAGACGCTGAGCCCCGGCGAACTGCCGGAAAGGTTCAATCCCGTAGCCTGTTATGTGAAAACCTTCCGCCTGCCGGCGGGAATGACGGGGAAACGCCTGTTCGTATCCTTCCGGGGGGCGGAAAGCGGCCTGGCGGTCTGGCTGAACGGAAAGTATATCGGCTTTTCCGGGGACAGCTTTACACCGCATGAGTTTGAACTGACGGACGCACTGGCAGACGGGGAGAACAAGCTGGCCTGCCGGGTTTACCGCTGGTGCGCGGGCAGCTGGCTGGAGGACCAGGATTTCCTGCGCTTTTCCGGCCTGTACCGGGAGGTATACCTGTATGCGGTTCCGGAAGCCCATATCCGGGACCTGACCTGGACCGCGGAGCCGGATGCGGACATGACCCGCGGGATTCTGAATTGGACCGCAAAGACCGAAGCACCGGCGGGAAGCCGGTTCTGCCTGCGGCTGAAGCGGGACGGGGAAACCGTTGCAGAGGTTTCCGCGGAAACCGACGGGGAGACGGAGACCTGCGGAACGCTGGAGGTGGATAACGTCCGCCTCTGGTCGGCGGAGGATCCGTACCTGTATACGGTGGAGGCGGAGATGAAATCCCCGGCCGGGGAAACGGAATTCCTGCGGCTGAAAGCCGGTTTCCGGAAAATCGAGATCCGGAACAGCGTGATCCGTGTGAACGGAAAGCGTGTGGTGTTCAAGGGCGTCAACCGGCATGATTTCTGCGGTGAGACCGGCCGGGCCGTGACCGCGGAAAAAATCCGCCGGGACCTGATCCTGATGAAGCGGAACAATATCAACGCCGTACGGACCAGCCACTATCCGAACTCCGGGGAACTGTACCGCCTGTGCGATGAGCTGGGCATTTATGTGATTGACGAGAACAATATGGAATCCCACGGAATGTGGGATATGTACTGGAACGGACGGACGGACAAGGTGTTCCCCGGGGATTTCCATGAATGGGAACCGCTGCTGCTGGACCGGGTGCGCTCCATGATCGGGCGGGACAGGAACCATCCGTGTGTCCTGATCTGGTCCTGCGGCAATGAAAGCCTGTCCGGTACGGTGATCCTGGCGATGAGCAATGAAATGCGCCGGCTGGATCCCACCCGGCCGGTCCATTACGAGGGCGACATGCATATGCCGGCGGAACAGCGGATCCGGGAAATTACAGATATCGAGAGCGAGATGTACACGCCGGCCGCACGCATCCGGGAATACCTGAAAACCCACCGCGACAAGCCGTTCATCCTGTGCGAGTACACGCACTCCATGGGGAATTCCAACGGTGCGATGCATAAGTATACCGAGCTGGCGTATGAGGAAGAGCTGTACCAGGGCGGATTCATCTGGGACTTCATTGACCAGGCAATGACCGCCCGGAGCCGGTTCGGAAAGGAAACGCTGCTGTACGGCGGCGACTGGGACGACCGGCCGAACGACGGCATATTCTGCGGGAACGGAATTGTGTTTGCAGACGGGAAGGGTACCCCGAAGCTGCAGGAGATCCGGTACAATTACCAGAATATCGTGGCAAAGGTTGGACCGGAGCAGATCGAGATCATCAACCGACACATGTTTACCTCCACATCCGCCTTCCGGTGCGTGGCAAAGCTGGAACGGGACGGAAAACTGCTGCGGAAAACCGAGATCGCGACAGATGTGCCGCCGCTGTCCTCCGCGGTATACCCGATGCCCTTTGAGAAGCCGGAGATTCCCGGGGAGTATGCCGTGACGGTAAGCTTCCTGCTGAAGGAGGACACGGAATGGGCGGATGCCGGGTATGAAACCGCGTTCGGCCAGGGAACCTGGACCGTGGAAGGCCGGGAGGAGCAGCATATGCCCATGCCGGAACTGCGGATCAGTGAAAGCCCATGGAATATCGGCGTGGCCGGGGAATCCTTTGAGGTGATGTTTGCCCGGGGCAACGGTGCGCTGACCTCGTACCACTGGGGAGACCGGGAAATGCTGAAGGCGCCGGTCCTGCCGAATTTCTGGCGGGCACCGACCAACAACGACTGCGGCAACCGGATGCCGCAGCGGTACGCGCAGTGGAAGATCGCGTCCATGTATGCCATGGCCGGATATACGGGGCAGACCCGGAAGGCGAATGCCGCCATGCGGCCGGTGCGTGAAGCGGATGGAAGCGTGACCTTTACCGCGGAAACCGACCTGCCGACCAATCCGCCGGCCGTCTGCCGGACTACCTACCGGATCCATCCCTGCGGCCGGGTGGATGTCTGCCTGCATTATGATCCCGTGGAAGGCCTTGGTGTGATGCCGGAATTCGGCATGATCACGAAGCTGGACGCGGACTATAACCGGGTGCGCTTCTACGGCCTTGGGCCGGAGGAAAACCATATTGACCGCCGGCAGGGCGCCCGGCTGGGAATCTGGGAATACCGGGCGGATGAAAACCTGACGCCCTACCTGATGCCCCAGGAGTGCGGAAACCGGACCGGTATCCGCTGGGCGGATATCACGGACGCGAAAGGCCGCGGCCTGCGCCTGTGGCTGAACGGCGGGGAATTTTCAGCGCTGCCCTGGACGCCGCACGAGCTGGAAAACGCGGCGCACGGGTTTGAGCTGCCGCCGGTCTGCTATACCGTGCTGAAAATGAGCGCGATCCAGATGGGTGTCGGCGGAGATGACAGCTGGGGCGCCCGAACCCATGACGAGTACCTGCCGGATGTTTCCGGACCGATGGAATTCAGGTTCTCCTTCCGCGGAATCTGA
- the recA gene encoding recombinase RecA has protein sequence MATKKPAKTEPAADSVQAEKLKALEHALADLDKQFGKGAVMKMGSDAINRDIPVIPTGCLTLDYALGVGGIPRGRIVEIYGPESSGKTTVALHIVAEAQKAGGIAAFVDAEHALDPLYAKKLGVNIDDLYVSQPDTGEQALEITEALVRSGALDVVVIDSVAALVPKAEIDGEMGDSFVGLQARLMSQALRKLTGVINKTGCVAVFINQLREKVGVMYGNPETTPGGRALKFYSSVRLDVRKGEQLKNGSEVIGNRTKVKVVKNKVAPPFRVAEFDIIYGEGISTEGTLLDMAVERDIIHKSGAFFSYQDQRLAQGRDNARLYLKDHPEVTAEIDRQIRAELFAPKNLTTEEQNAVRAQAAEEEDDLALLEEDLGV, from the coding sequence ATGGCGACGAAGAAACCCGCGAAAACCGAACCCGCAGCCGACAGTGTACAGGCGGAGAAGCTCAAGGCACTGGAACACGCACTGGCGGATCTGGACAAGCAATTCGGCAAAGGCGCCGTCATGAAGATGGGATCGGATGCGATTAACCGCGATATCCCCGTGATTCCGACCGGATGCCTGACCCTGGACTACGCCCTGGGCGTCGGCGGCATTCCCCGCGGCCGGATTGTGGAGATCTACGGGCCGGAATCTTCCGGCAAGACGACGGTGGCGCTGCACATTGTGGCGGAAGCGCAGAAGGCCGGCGGCATTGCCGCGTTTGTGGACGCGGAGCACGCCCTTGATCCGCTGTATGCGAAGAAGCTGGGCGTCAACATTGATGACCTGTATGTTTCCCAGCCGGATACCGGCGAACAGGCGCTGGAAATCACCGAAGCCCTGGTCCGCAGCGGCGCGCTGGACGTCGTCGTGATCGACTCGGTGGCTGCCCTGGTGCCGAAGGCGGAAATCGACGGCGAGATGGGCGATTCCTTTGTGGGCCTGCAGGCCCGGCTGATGAGCCAGGCACTGCGCAAGCTGACCGGTGTCATCAACAAAACCGGGTGTGTGGCGGTGTTCATTAACCAGCTGCGTGAGAAAGTCGGCGTGATGTACGGAAATCCGGAAACGACGCCCGGCGGCCGCGCACTGAAGTTCTACTCTTCTGTCCGGCTGGATGTCCGCAAGGGCGAACAGCTGAAGAACGGGAGTGAAGTGATCGGCAACCGCACCAAGGTCAAAGTGGTCAAGAACAAGGTGGCGCCGCCTTTCCGGGTCGCTGAGTTCGATATTATCTACGGCGAGGGAATCAGTACGGAAGGTACGCTGCTGGATATGGCCGTGGAGCGGGATATCATCCACAAGAGCGGCGCGTTCTTCTCCTACCAGGACCAGCGCCTGGCCCAGGGCCGTGACAATGCCCGCCTGTACCTGAAGGACCATCCTGAGGTGACAGCCGAGATCGACCGCCAGATCCGCGCGGAACTGTTCGCACCGAAGAACCTGACCACGGAAGAGCAGAATGCCGTCCGCGCCCAGGCAGCAGAGGAAGAAGACGATCTTGCCCTGCTGGAGGAGGATCTCGGGGTATAA
- the recO gene encoding DNA repair protein RecO — MIQTENTAIVLRHADYRDNDRMITLLSPSRGRIDALIRSCRKPKSHNLNAGELFALGDYMLVEKGGRNTVTSVRLIETFYPLRNDYTRLTVGVYLLNLADAAAEPEQEQRELFMLLIHTLSRLTFSDQEWKPLLAGFLLHFSACQGFRPRLSHCVHCGKRIPDEGPFFFDGAEGGLCCAQCRKEKSQVPLAPEQVRWMRGALSSGSASWIDTPDAVAPLPLLRNYVEQRMGRRIRSASMLPDN, encoded by the coding sequence ATGATTCAGACAGAGAATACCGCCATCGTTCTCCGGCATGCGGATTACCGGGACAACGACCGGATGATCACGCTGCTCAGTCCGTCCCGCGGACGGATTGACGCCCTGATCCGCAGCTGCCGGAAGCCGAAATCGCACAACCTGAACGCAGGGGAGCTTTTTGCGCTCGGCGACTATATGCTTGTAGAAAAAGGCGGGCGGAACACCGTCACCTCTGTCCGGCTGATCGAAACCTTTTACCCGCTTCGCAACGATTATACCCGGCTGACAGTCGGTGTTTACCTGCTGAACCTGGCGGACGCCGCCGCGGAACCGGAGCAGGAGCAGCGGGAGCTGTTCATGCTGCTCATCCATACCCTGTCCCGCCTCACCTTTTCCGACCAGGAATGGAAACCCCTCCTCGCCGGCTTCCTGCTGCATTTTTCCGCCTGCCAGGGCTTCCGTCCGCGTCTGAGCCACTGCGTCCACTGCGGAAAGCGCATCCCGGATGAGGGCCCGTTCTTCTTTGACGGGGCGGAAGGCGGCCTTTGCTGCGCACAGTGCCGAAAAGAAAAGAGCCAGGTTCCCCTGGCTCCTGAACAGGTCCGTTGGATGCGCGGCGCGCTGTCCTCCGGTTCCGCGTCCTGGATTGACACCCCGGACGCGGTCGCGCCCCTCCCGCTCCTTCGGAATTATGTGGAGCAGCGGATGGGCCGTCGGATCAGAAGCGCTTCCATGCTTCCGGACAACTGA
- the htpG gene encoding molecular chaperone HtpG: MQKENGSVSIDAQNIMPVIKKWLYSDKDIFLRETVSNACDAITKFRMLHPDSEEPMTVTVSVDKEKKTIRISDTGIGMTDDEVRRYINQVAFSGAAEFMKQFEDKPEEKGDIIGHFGLGFYSVFMVSEKVEIETLSCTEGAEPVSWVSADGMDYEISAGSRTAHGTDIILHITEDEKEFLDTWRVREVLNRYCGYMAYPVMLEDANAKPVEKDVPVGDEKNEDGTPKTEKILEMPKPQQINETAPLWLKKPADCTDEEYKAFYHKVFTDFDDPLFWIHLNVDYPFNLKGILYFPKLKNDFGTHEGQIKLFAGQVFVADNIKEVIPEFLMLLKGVIDCPDLPLNVSRSFLQNDGYVKKISAHITKKVADKLNGLMNTEREAYEGYWDDIAPFVKYGAIRDSKFHDMIKGAILLKKTDGKYETIDEYKAANFDKTDKKIYYTNDEKRQAASVKLYTDRGIEVAVMNTLIDGNFMSFMEYQGSEEDRITFARVDADIDGLKEESDEGKDLDAEKLQALFRGALGKDSLEVKLESLGDPDMTAMVTEDEQMRRYKEMSRIYGQDFPIPDSYTLVLNRRNETVQALAARDPEDEETKMLCCQVYDLARMAAQPLEAEEITAFLERSRKILNRVVKG, from the coding sequence ATTCAGAAAGAGAACGGTTCTGTTTCGATTGACGCGCAGAATATCATGCCGGTGATCAAGAAGTGGCTGTATTCAGATAAGGATATTTTCCTGCGGGAGACCGTGTCGAACGCATGCGATGCAATTACCAAGTTCCGGATGCTGCATCCGGACAGCGAAGAGCCCATGACTGTGACGGTATCCGTGGACAAGGAAAAAAAGACCATCCGGATTTCCGATACCGGTATCGGCATGACGGATGACGAGGTCCGCCGGTATATCAACCAGGTGGCGTTTTCCGGCGCGGCCGAATTCATGAAGCAGTTTGAGGACAAGCCGGAGGAGAAAGGCGACATTATCGGGCATTTCGGCCTGGGCTTCTACTCCGTGTTTATGGTCAGCGAAAAGGTGGAAATCGAAACGCTGTCCTGCACGGAAGGGGCGGAGCCGGTATCCTGGGTATCCGCGGACGGCATGGACTATGAAATCTCCGCGGGCAGCCGGACGGCGCACGGAACTGACATCATCCTGCATATCACCGAGGATGAGAAGGAATTCCTGGATACCTGGCGGGTGCGGGAGGTCCTGAACCGCTACTGCGGATATATGGCCTACCCGGTCATGCTGGAGGACGCGAACGCGAAGCCCGTGGAGAAGGACGTCCCCGTCGGCGATGAGAAGAACGAGGACGGCACGCCGAAGACCGAAAAGATCCTTGAAATGCCGAAGCCGCAGCAGATCAACGAGACTGCCCCGCTGTGGCTGAAGAAGCCGGCAGACTGCACGGATGAGGAGTACAAGGCGTTCTATCACAAGGTATTCACCGATTTTGACGATCCGCTGTTCTGGATCCACCTGAATGTGGATTATCCCTTCAACCTGAAGGGAATCCTGTACTTCCCGAAGCTGAAGAACGATTTCGGCACCCATGAAGGCCAGATCAAGCTGTTTGCCGGACAGGTATTCGTGGCGGACAACATCAAGGAAGTCATTCCGGAATTCCTGATGCTTCTCAAGGGCGTGATCGACTGCCCTGACCTGCCGCTGAACGTCAGCCGGTCCTTCCTGCAGAACGACGGGTATGTGAAAAAGATCAGCGCGCATATCACCAAGAAGGTGGCGGACAAGCTGAACGGCCTGATGAATACAGAGCGGGAGGCTTATGAGGGATATTGGGATGACATTGCCCCGTTCGTCAAATACGGCGCGATCCGGGACAGCAAGTTCCATGACATGATCAAGGGCGCCATCCTGCTGAAGAAGACGGACGGCAAGTACGAGACCATTGATGAATACAAGGCCGCCAACTTTGACAAGACCGACAAAAAGATTTATTACACCAACGATGAAAAGCGCCAGGCGGCGTCGGTCAAGCTGTATACAGACCGCGGAATTGAAGTTGCGGTGATGAATACGCTGATCGACGGCAACTTCATGTCCTTTATGGAATACCAGGGCAGCGAGGAAGACCGGATCACCTTTGCCCGGGTGGACGCGGACATCGACGGCCTGAAGGAGGAGTCCGACGAGGGCAAGGACCTGGATGCGGAGAAGCTGCAGGCACTGTTCCGCGGCGCGCTGGGGAAGGACAGCCTCGAGGTGAAGCTGGAGTCCCTGGGAGACCCGGACATGACCGCAATGGTAACTGAAGATGAACAGATGCGCCGCTATAAGGAAATGAGCCGGATCTACGGCCAGGATTTCCCGATTCCGGACAGCTACACACTGGTGCTGAACCGGCGGAACGAGACCGTACAGGCGCTGGCCGCACGGGATCCGGAGGATGAAGAAACAAAAATGCTCTGCTGCCAGGTGTATGATCTGGCCCGCATGGCGGCACAGCCGCTGGAGGCGGAGGAGATCACGGCATTCCTGGAGCGGAGCAGGAAGATCCTGAACCGTGTGGTGAAGGGATAA